One Hippoglossus stenolepis isolate QCI-W04-F060 chromosome 6, HSTE1.2, whole genome shotgun sequence genomic window, ACATATGTATTGCACACAACACATTGagtttcacagacagaaatgtatattattatataatttctATTATTAGAAATGAATACCTTAATATAGTTAAAAAGTGAAACCTGAgttaaagtgcagtccataGAAGGTGTGTGTAGCTCTActtggagcagagctggttgtacagtcttactgctgcaggaaggaaccacctccttcagacacttggatcagtgtggaggagctgcccagtgctgtgatggtgtcctgcagggggtgggactggttgtccataAGAGTTGACAGCttcgccatcatcctcctctgtcccaccacacTGGGTCAAGGGGAAATCCCAGGAGCTGACCCTCCTAATCAGTCCATCCAGTCTCTTCCTAtcagcagttgaaatgctaCTGCCCCAGCAGACCACTCAAAAGAAGACAACAGGGTCATAAACAGAGTATATCATAGTAAGGTgtagtataatatatatatatacagtatatatattataatatagtaTAGTACAGTACAGATATAGTATAGTGTAGAGTAGCATATTACAATAAAGTGTAGTACAGTATACTATACTATGCCACAGTATAGTATAAtatagtgtagtgtagtgtattattacattttctttgtcaggCAACACATCTGTTGTTGTCCTGTTTTTTTAGGGcttatttgatgttttcaaaatgtgtttaccCCGGGAGGCCTTCCGCTCTCAGACCCCATAAGAGAGAACGTTAATTAAAGTAGGatgtggagagaggagggtaCAAACCAGACCCAGAGTTCACCCTCCATCCATCTTACCACTACGCTGTAAGAACATGACAATTAATCATTCTGCAGCAATCAATAACACTGATCGTGTCCATATGACTATGGATAAATCAACAGAAGACAACATCCAAATCTAGCTCAACTATTTTTAGTTGGcactcttttttgttttattctgtattcATCTGGAAAAAAGACATTTCCTTGTAATGTAGGGATTAACTGTGTAACTCTTTCCagccttttaaaaaatgtatttactgtcCATGTTCATCAATTTATCAAtggacaaacatgtttttatgtaaaacacaTGCAGGTATTGTTATTATCTGCAGATCCTCCAGGTTCTTAAAAATAGATTAACAGAATAAACCTCTAAAAAGGtgcatttctgtctttgttatGTTTGTCTATTTGgtgaattattatttatctaaaaggaaaaagaagataaaCTTCATACGAAAATGGAACACAAATTATAAGGGACAGATCAGTTTCCAGTGTTTGAGGGCTTGTGGTATTTTTTTTAGAGATTTCgtctgaataaaaaacaatataggTTTGCAAAGGCTTCAGGAAAATACAGTATTGTGTAGAATACAGTGCATTCATATGCGAttgtttatatttctatttaaacCTGGGTCTGGTCTTACCATTTAAATTCTTTTAGAATTTGTAGCATTTTACTGCATTTTCTCCCTAATGTGTGATCTTTAAATAGTGTTTGCTTCAAATCAGTTTACTTCAAATTAATTACTTATTCATTAGTATCTAGTGAAGCCTTTTGTAACTGTAAAAGGTactttattatgtttattatcgTTATATCACAGGATTGTGGTTGAGAACGTTATGTTCTTGTCATGTGATTTTACGAGTGGTTCATTTTCTTGGAATCAAACTTTACATGTGCTTCGTGACCTGCTCAATCTGCTGATACTATTTATGAAGAAACAAGGAAAAGTGTTATTTagaacatgtttctttttatttacaaacttccaaaaaacaaacacaaaaaaggaTCTAAAAGTAATCCACGGTCATACACATTATCCATCGATAAACTACACAATAGGCTTTGACTACAGCCAATCCTCAAAGACAGCAGCTTTAATCTTCTCCTCGGATAAAATGGAATTCAGACAGTCGGCTCAACCAAATCgatttgtataaataaatatgtaaattcaAGTAGaaagctgtgaaataaaagagcAGTCGAACTGCGCAGCAAAGGCTGAGCTGACAACAAAACAGTTCAACACTGAGGAAACTTGCTCGTTTTCCATCATGGCGACGGCACAGATGGACATTTCTGATGATATGATgatgaacaacaaaaaaaagtaaaaaaaaagagaagcacttgatatcattgttttcttttcagtttttgagTGATATGACTGCCTCTGTTTCTGACCCATTACCTGTGAATTTGCttcatttacatgcacacaaatggCTCATATTATTCAATTACAAATTCTAAGATATGTGTCCTGAATGCAGCTTGTGACAATGCAGGATGAAGGAATCAGAGCTAATCAATATATCCCTAATGTCCTCTTTTAAATTATAATCAACAGCTGATCAGAGTTACTGTAAACATGATATTTACTCCATCTTTCAATATGTTGTTCCTGGATATTAATGTGCACAGTAACAAACCAGTTCATTGGTCCACATGCAAGTTCTGCACAAGTTCACGTGTTGGGTCAGATTGGCAGATCGTActtcttcttaaaaaaaaaattaagcatTTTCCATCTGCAGTAACAACAAAAGTTATATGAAcgtaaaaatgtttataaacaaagaaaagcaaataaagaaaaccaaaaaaaaacattgtacaaaaaataaaaatgaataaatacgcACcgtcataaataaataaatttggtAAATTCAAACatcataaagaaagaaaaaagaaacataggTAAACTAACAATTTCAATATGAAGAGCAAAATACATGGAAGAGAAATGACAGTAAATGCTTAGTCTTTGCTTTGATGATGTTAAAGAGATTCGCTTTCCACAAAAgagcaggtgttttttttaaagctcttcCTGCAGCCGTTTCGGAGGAGAAGATTTTCTATTCGAGGACAGTGATCCAACGGTTGATGTGATCAGAGTGGATAATTTGGAACAGCTGAACGGTGGCGTGTGGTTAATCTGAAGAGGAACTTGGTCACGTGATGATGACGCTTGTCCCAGCGTTGGACCAGTCCACAGACGTGTACAgatttgtgtctctttttacagtgcagtgcagtgtacagtgtttcctgcagggtcatacagagagagatggatatgTACGTGTCGATTGTGGCCGTGAGGATGCTATAgtagagcgagagagagcgtgCTGCTGTCATGGATTTTAAGTAGTAGACAGCGTAATTTGGTCTCATAAGACACAAAGTCCTCTTCGATGGAGGTCGATGATGTGCTTGTGCatttctcgttttttttttttggcaaagCTACACCATCTctcaaaaaagaacaaacaaatgaGTTTGGTTTCACACTGACCTCTGGTGACAAAAAAGCATGAGACAGATAAAGCAGAGCAAAGATGGAATCCGTGTCAGTACGAGTCACCAAACCGAGTAACACAAGTTTCTATtcacttcattttctttttaaaaccattCCTTTTGTAACCCTtaagaacaaaacacacaaatacagactaAGGAACGACACAGGCGAAAAACAAAACTCGGGGGTTTGCAAGCTCAATTCCTCCGGGGTttgtacaaatacatatataggCTTGAGTGAGTGTTTTGCATCGTTTTTCGCTAGGCTACAGTAAGACTGTGGGCGAGATTCAGAGAGCCGCGGCGaccgtctgtctctctttgcctctcctctctctcacagttCACATTCAGAAAGATGGAGGCAAAAAGGCATTTTCTGTTGGTTGTATCTCCGCTACGAGGAGGACACCTCACtacaacacagttttttttttcattttcacctgGCTGTTTTTAGGCAATCATCCAAAAAATTTAAGATcacataaatagaaaatacacacacaaagaaataaagaaaaatcagATCTCCCCACACCTGATGCCTAAATAGGAGTTTTTTCAAAAAGGCCTGGTTTAAAGGCATTTCATTAAGCATACATTCTTTCATTAGAGTTTGAAAGTTTCAATAGTTGACTTCAATCTCAACAGACCTTAAAATGCTTCTTCAATAATTCAAGATGACTTAGTAAAACACCGTCAACCGTCCTGGCAGTGAATTATTACCATCATTTAAAACTTCTGTTTGATCTTTTCACCTTTAGCATTTGAAGAAATATTCAGTAGCAATATTTGACATGTGACAAACAATACATCAGTATTGATATTTAACAGACGTTACTACCAGCTAACTTTATCATCACAACTTTTTTTATAAGCAATTCCATCCTAACATCATCATTTAATTAGCTGAGTAAAGCAAAAGAGTCATGACATTTAACAAAGCTGCAGAACTAGAATCTTAAAAGTCAACAGGACAACTAGTGGCCATTTGTGGTCACTGCAGGCCCACAATCAGCAGTTCTAAGTCCAGTGATCAGTATCTCAATGCCAGTATTGAACAAAAAAACTTGGAAGCCCTAAGTCTtcggattttctttttcttcctccctctggagcttttttttcttcctcagatTTCATCTTGTGTTATTCAGCATCAAAATGTGTTGCTCTGTCTCTAGTCTGTGTTCAATCTCTGCTCAGACAGTTTTTCAAAGGCAGAACAGACTCGTTAGCAGGGGCTCAGTTGTCATCACATACCCGCGTTtcatttttttgtccatttccaCACAGCCTCGGCCACAGGCTCTTCGAAGCCTGTATCCTGGCACAGAGGATATCATCCTATTGTGATGATTTTTCAATTGAATCAAGCTTTCTCAAACAAGCACATCATTCATCTGTCACTGTCCCCTAACCTCAATtacatcatcatcgtcgtcatctGAGCAGCTGGCGCTGCTAACATTCCCAACATTCATCAGAACTGAACCCCGGTGGCCCTCAAACCGTGctgagggggagaaggaggaaggggaggatgaggaggagctggaggcagCAGTGGGAGGATACTGGGAAAGGAAGCTGGCTCCAGCGGGGCCGGGAGTGGCGGCTGGTCCTGGAAGCCCGCCCGGGAGCATGGACCCTGTGTAGAGGCTGGCCAGAGACTGATTGTAAGAGAGAGGGAAGCCTGGGGAGAGCATCCCAGCCATGCCCGCCATGCTGGGGTTCAGCATGAATGGCGGCAGCGCCCCTGGAACCAAACTGGCAGCGTtaactgatgatgaagatgagacgGCAGTAGCTGTTGTTGTCGACaatgaggtggaggaagagcaggCTCCGCCCAAGCCAAACAGATCTGCGTACATGTAACTGGGGTCTCCCAGTTGAGTGTGGGGGGGCTGGAAGTAAGGCGAACCAGCCCCAGCAAAGAGCGGGTGCCCCAGTGAACCACTCAACATGGCAGGGTTGAGGCCGAGTGGAGGGAGGCCGTAGCCCCCAGTGAAGGGGAAGCCTTGTGAGGCTGAGGAGTGCTTGGCAGCAGACGGCTGCTTGCTGGGCTGCTCATCCGAAGGCGGGGTGGAGGCTTTGCGCTTGGAGCATGTTCTCATGTCTTGGGCGGCAGTGGTGTCAATGCTGGGCTGCACTGCATTAGTCACAGAGGCATCATGGTGGCTCATAGTTCCACTGGGTAAACTGCTCCTACTGCTGCCATTGGTCTGAGGCAGTTTGGTGGAAGGCAGGTTGTTTGCGTTGCTCTCAGCCGCCCTCTCTGGCTCCGCCCTCTCTGGCTCCGCTGTGGCTCCTGTGTAGCGTTGCAGCTCGTTGATGATCTCTGGGCCGTCAGGTGAAAGAGGGCGGGGCACAGGCTTGGAGGGTACCTTTTGCTTAATGTCAGGTGACTGACAACTGTCACTACCATTGGTTGAAACCTCGACTGGTGGGGCCTGCGAgtctgagaagaagaaagaagagattAGATTTAGGAAAAGAGTTTAACCCTTCACATACACTGGctttatttgaataatttagtgtcaattatattttaaaggtccagtgtatcagatttaggtgaaagggatctatcaGCAGAAATTGGATATAAAActatcctagtgatgttttcactagtaattttcatctaaattgtatgaattggGGTTTCctttacccttgaatgggcacttcatatttaaatactttatatttacattgggagtgGTTCCTCTCTACGGgcgctgccatgttttttacagtagtccaaacaaaactaaaactaaacatcttttgagtttttatgaaaactgaaggttaccacaggttctctttcctctttggaaggggagggggaggtgagaggtattcagctgcaacatgcaacttcaccactagataaattctacaaactgaacctttaaatctgtgtgtctATCAAGTACTCTACACATTTAGCAGTGCTCATTTCTGGTAAATTACCTTTGGGTGGTGCTGTTGTACTCTCCTCTGCAGTCTTGGCTTTATTAGCTGCTCTGATGGCAAAGATTCGACCATCAGATGTCCTGATGTAAGTCcctaaaacaggaaatgatcaattaaaaaaagatcatgttatgtaaaaaatgtttcaacagTTAATTGATTATTATGACAAGTATAATTTACTAACAGTGTGCAGTGATTGATTACCTTTGGTGCCCCTGATGATGTGGATGCTCTCTCCAGCTGGGATTCTGGCCTGAACATCTGCTGAACTGTTGGTGCCTGGAATCACTATGTCTAAAAATTACAAAAAGTTTTGAGATGAGTAAATACAAACACTTCCTTTTCGAATATCACAACGAAAGAAGATTCAGTTCAAAAGGATGAGTGGTATGTGGAGGAAACAAGAAGCAGAGCAAATTGTACAGCGCATGTACAGTCTGCATACCATTAGTGGTGACGATCTTCTGTACAAAGACCCCGGCTTTTTCCAGGCATTTAACTGAGAATCCTCCCAGGTTGGTTTTGGACGAATCGTTGCCTGTGTCAGAGCCTGCAGACGACTGGCGGGGCATCATGGGAACCGGGGTTGACTGGACAGGCCGGACACTGGCCACTGGCTTCTCCTCGGTACGAGGGGGAGGACGCCTGAGCAGAAAGTTAGGAATAGTGTTCAGGATTACATCTAACATACATGTTCACTACAGGTCCTTGTGAAGGACTTTATAAAGAATTAAATGTCTATTTGTATTTGAGCTCCTGGATTGAACTGAAAATCTGCATTAaataaacgtaaaaaaaaaaaaaagtcactgaCCAGTTTCTCTGGCTGAAGGCGGGGATGTTGGTGAGGCTCTGGTCACTGGCGGGGTAGTAGTGAGCGTAGGAAGGGCGGGTGTACGGCACTGAGGCCCTCTTCTCGTCTTCATAACCCTTCTTAGCAGCCGACTTCTCGGCTTTGCTCAGCTTCAGCTCCCTGCGGTCCATCAGCAGGGACTCATGGGGGAATGGTTGCTGGAAGGCAGAAAGGGTGGATGAAAAAGAATGCGAGATATGTGTCATTCATTTATGTCTCTCTCATAGAAGCAGATGACAATGACAGGTTGTTTACATGTGAAGTTTATCTAATTTAAAATGCCAACATCTAAGTAATTAGGGCTCGATCACACAGAGATGTGTTGCAACAGTCTGCGGCAGTTTAAAAAATGCCTAAGAAAAAGCCAGGGGAAAAAGCATGGTGTgctttgtgcatctgtgtgcacaaacaggcgatcaaatgtaaataaagataaataaagacaattttTTGATGAGCAGGGGGGAAAAGTCCATAAAAAGCAGAGGTTTTGGGTTCATGACACacgggaaaaaagaaacagcatgGTGAATACCACCATGTCTTCAGCAAGTTGTGCTTTTGGTTGAGCAGGTGTTAGTTTGACTCAAGGGCTCTTTGAATAATAGGGCGACCTTGAAAAATACAGATACTAATGATATGGATGATATTCATCTTTCGTCTGTATTTGCCATTTCCTGTCTTTCCAGTGATCTCTGGTGCAGCCTTCTCTACGTAAGTTGACACATGATCAAATTCGTTGTCTGCCTCACAAGATCATGATAAAGAATTATCTGTTCATCTACCTTGGTGATTAGGTGAGGATAGCGGTGTAGCGCCTTTCTGAGGACTCGCTCCATACTGTCCTGGGGCTGCAGCAGAACATGGGTGGGGTCCGGCTCCTCCTCCACGAAGTGAAGAAGTGACTCCACCTCCCTCCTGGTGAAGGTCAGCACAGGGTTCAGGTCGTCCACCACCCGGTCTGATgaagaaacaagaggaagaagagaaagggtTGAGTGGACCAGGATGGTAGGACAGGGAGGAGCACATGAACAAAAAGAGAGCAACTGGAAATGGCTGATTAACACAGCTCTCCAAAATATCAGCGGCTTCAGTGTGTCCGTCTCACCAGTCGAAGCTTACAACAAACACTTGAGACAATTTACTCTGTCAGACAAGAGCCTCTTGGCAGGAGAGCTCTGGTTTCAACACAAAAGATTTAGTTCTGGGCGGGAGGTCTCTTCACACAGAAGAGACTGGACTGTAGTTTTCAGTAAGTTTCATTACTGACAGAAGTAGAACTGTAAAAAATGCtaattatgaaactgtggcatgACAAACTAGAATATGTGGGGCTGCCGCAGTCTAGATCATAAATGGGAAACACTTTAAAACCATCACTATTGTCCATCCATTTAGATTTCACTGCTGACAACTGCTGACAAATCACATAAGAGATCTCTAGCCTGGTGTGTGCAGCACCATTTGCCACATGCTCACTGTTACGATACAGTGTGCTCGTGCTATGGTCCACAACATTTTGACTGTCTATGCAGACAGTAGTTTCAGCTACAAATgtggcatgcaatgcagttgtttttctcatgtGAGAACTCATCTTTCAATCTTTAGTCTGTTAAcctgtcacttggaatctgtTGAGTGAGAGTGACCCTCGAGTTCGTGCACGTGCACCCCAGATAccgccatagattgaattaattctgtgggaaacactggttTAATATATTCTACACGGTTTTATGTAGTATGGATTCTTTTAAGCCTTtctttggtttctctctctctctcttagttTGGTGTCACTTTTTTAATCtaccaaaatgtttattttaggtTATACATTATGTGAGATTATTTGAGTTATTTGACTGTAATGTGTCCACGGTCATATTAAAAGGCAGTGCTGTTCCATGTATCCCTGTCACCAGCTCACCGGACATTCCCTGCTTGGAGATCTGGCGGTCGTAGATCTTCTTCTCCAGCGTGAAGTCGCACACAAGTCGGTAGATGTGACACTGCTTCCTCTGACCGTAGCGGTAGACACGGCACACGGCCTGGGCGTCATGGCAGGGGTTCCAGGAGGCGTCAAACACCACCACGCGGTTCGCCCCGATCAGATTCACACCCAGACAACCAGCCCTGAGGGACAAAGAGGTCAAGTCGTGTTTGATTAAAGCAGCTAAATATTACATTCCAACCTCAAGTCATTTGCTACCATTAATATTTTGGCCGCTGAGTTGACTTGTTACCTGGTTGACAGCAGGAAAACCCACGCGGAGGTGTTGGATGGGTCGTTGAACTGGTttatcagtctctctctctctgaggccGTCGTACTTCCATCCAGTCCTtcaagacaacaaacaaacaatacagaGTTACAACAAGGTTTTCAGCAGCTTTGCACACAGTGATGCTTTTGGAAAATACAGTTGAATACATATTTATCTTACTTTGTgctttttatctcttttctttAAAGAATAGTTTTGTTTACCTGCTTAATAATtgcttctgccaaggaggttatgttttcacccctgtctgtttatttgtaaccaagattacacaaacaaccaaacagatttccacgcAATTTGGTGGAAGGAGAGATCAAGGACTCCCCCCCCcgaatttctttaacattgtaagatggaggatttttcaacattttaccaggggaataattcatggaactttAGAAAcattttgtgcagcttgattgaactttgaaggggactgttggcagATGTATGTAAACTGAGTTTTtatctgcaaataaaaatactaatattGCAACTCCATCCCTTTCAATTTCATTCTCCACCTGCTATTATATGGAATctacacagaaaataaaacaagtgtaCACAGGATAAAAGATGATATTTGTGAAAAATTAGCTAATGGTTTTGGACATCTCTATCTCTATGCCTGGCCATTACCGTAAGATATATTATGGCTAACATGACTAATGTAATGTACATCGCTTATATTTTTCAAAGTGATTCTTGATACatctgaaatacaaaaacagcaACTCTACAACAGCTGTCAAGTCCTTTCTGGGCCTGTGGAGAACCATTAACCAAAGTCTGGATGATATTGAGAaagaccagcaggtggcagcactCATTGAGAGTCAatgggaggagaagcagcagaaaaccaAACAACTGCCACCACCACATTTATTAGTGTGTAATATTTAGTACAGTGAGCAGAAAActagtttttatttcttgaatATGCTAATGAAGACAATAAGGTCAACCATATTCGACCTAATGTGTCACTGTATGTGTCACTCGTGTTTCTGCTTAACAACTTTTAAAACTGACTCATCCTTCAGATATATTCAGCATATTTACTCATTCAAATACCAGGCACGAAAACACATCTGtcaatcattttaaatgacCACTTACTGTAGTAGTTGAGGTTGCGGACCCAGTTCTGATTGGGTCTCTCTCTGTCGGACGTGTTGGGCGAGTGAGGCACCGGCCTCTTTGCCAAGAAATCCTCAATCACCGTCAGCGTGGACAAGCTCTgactgcaggaggaggacaggagagatATCAGATTAGATCACAGGCtggaatgtaaatgtaatgcaAAGTAGAATTTAACCTAATCATGTTATAAAGCTGAGCGAAGCTGCCACAGGGAAAAAACTTGAGGATAAATGCTTAGATTTGTCTGAACTTTTACCTAAAGACGAGCAGTTTGTCTCCCGTCCTGACGCTCTCCTCTATCAGGTGGAACAGCATCACCATCTTTGCCGAGTTCTCCAGGATGCCAGGTTCGTAGTCACACATGATTTCCTTCGCCTGGCCACATGAAAAGAGAGATGATTAAAAGTCCCGTCccttttaaacatttgtttcaaaTTCATAGTTCAGCTGTTTACGTAGACGTTGTTCTCATCCATGCAACTAAAACTGACCATAAAGAAGTGAGGTTACAATATAAGCAATGACAACAACTATTTAACAAATACTGTGggatttatttaaaagtgaaaaaaaagtgtgtatTACTCTTTGTTTAAAAGGGAAGTGacttttaatttacttttctagttttaatgtacttttcttgctttgttctcaaagcactttgtaaactctgtttttaaaaagtgcgatattaataaagtttattattattatttgttgcCAGATAAATACACCAACAAACTTAACAAAGAAGGTTTAGGAAAGTAAATTCATAAAA contains:
- the LOC118110984 gene encoding helicase ARIP4-like isoform X2, which codes for MLLLDESEPFADQSHSAPFSSENEAQGGDPTVWQCTPPPSTSPLGEAPAHPPPYQPASRPRSRPASQSPSPPSALMGTKKRSSKPAHMRRNIRKLLREHQLEAVTKVVQQEELERRRRLDQQRKPDFPLPLLPEYTTGDVAKHVSSASASTVSQHDVKSAAQALICLDSSSTGISEEDSKTHAHDSVTREHRHKTDVIDLSSDDEDTIVHISGESTNEEEESEPSGLHANDGLNQPDEQGRVLVNLNHPDAETDIFLLPQLARAVKPHQIGGVRFLYDNLVESVERFSSSSGFGCILAHSMGLGKTLQVISCIDVLFRHTRAHTVLAIVPVNTLQNWLSEFNTWVPPPEGLPPDTDPALVTPRSFKVHILNDEHKNTAARAKVVEDWAKDGGVLLMGYEMYRLLSMKKSIVAGRKKKNKKTTGPVVVDLDEEDRQQELLTGIERALARPGPDVVICDEGHRIKNCHASTSQALKNIQTRRRVVLTGYPLQNNLIEYWCMVDFVRPDFLGTRQEFSNMFERPILNGQCVDSTPQDVQLMRYRSHVLHSLLEGFVQRRGHDVLKDQLPSKEEHVMLVRLSPLQRALYTEFMTRFREAGNSGWLSLNPLKAFCVCCKIWNHPDVLYEALQKENLASDQDLDLDDMTSTGHTRCPSAPNQKPKPLENPNPAGGLSLTQLQEKANQVITYEWAKEIMCDYEPGILENSAKMVMLFHLIEESVRTGDKLLVFSQSLSTLTVIEDFLAKRPVPHSPNTSDRERPNQNWVRNLNYYRLDGSTTASERERLINQFNDPSNTSAWVFLLSTRAGCLGVNLIGANRVVVFDASWNPCHDAQAVCRVYRYGQRKQCHIYRLVCDFTLEKKIYDRQISKQGMSDRVVDDLNPVLTFTRREVESLLHFVEEEPDPTHVLLQPQDSMERVLRKALHRYPHLITKQPFPHESLLMDRRELKLSKAEKSAAKKGYEDEKRASVPYTRPSYAHYYPASDQSLTNIPAFSQRNWRPPPRTEEKPVASVRPVQSTPVPMMPRQSSAGSDTGNDSSKTNLGGFSVKCLEKAGVFVQKIVTTNDIVIPGTNSSADVQARIPAGESIHIIRGTKGTYIRTSDGRIFAIRAANKAKTAEESTTAPPKDSQAPPVEVSTNGSDSCQSPDIKQKVPSKPVPRPLSPDGPEIINELQRYTGATAEPERAEPERAAESNANNLPSTKLPQTNGSSRSSLPSGTMSHHDASVTNAVQPSIDTTAAQDMRTCSKRKASTPPSDEQPSKQPSAAKHSSASQGFPFTGGYGLPPLGLNPAMLSGSLGHPLFAGAGSPYFQPPHTQLGDPSYMYADLFGLGGACSSSTSLSTTTATAVSSSSSVNAASLVPGALPPFMLNPSMAGMAGMLSPGFPLSYNQSLASLYTGSMLPGGLPGPAATPGPAGASFLSQYPPTAASSSSSSSPSSFSPSARFEGHRGSVLMNVGNVSSASCSDDDDDDVIEVRGQ